In Myripristis murdjan chromosome 2, fMyrMur1.1, whole genome shotgun sequence, a genomic segment contains:
- the LOC115373367 gene encoding oxysterol-binding protein-related protein 11 isoform X1: MTMQGETTAIRIADSEGKLDVFPQSRTPSSGRASAKSWQYSDHMENIDGYLMKYTNLVTGWQYRFFVLNNEAGLLEYFVNEQSRPQKPRGTLPLAGAVISPSDEDSHTFTVNAISGEQYKLRATDAKERQHWVSRLQICTQHHTEAMGKSNPPPKSRSYSMVSQGSGSSPMSQRRASQYTTSIFGLSQVHKGSSLYSSKRSLLPDHLLDAREMMTQAQGQHRDLIQSIEGLPAAPGLSPLDQDLLMLKATSMATMNCLTDCLHILHLQQVARQTGSLGAGPNIEWLEPKLPDILKNGSSSLTSFTTGEGTLEGNRLEFSTPESSSFSGEQEDVDPEDEAEDSFTDKEDDLGAVEEERSVILHLLSQLKLGMDLTRVVLPTFILEKRSLLEMYADFMSHPDIFVAITDGSSPEDRMVRFVEYYLTSFHEGRKGAIAKKPYNPIIGETFHCSWRVPKRPEASKEPTQGSPTRAAPQDCYQVRFVAEQVSHHPPVSGFYAECQERRMCVNTHVWTKSKFMGMSIGVSMVGEGCLCLLEHDEEYVFTLPCAYARSILTVPWVELGGKVNVTCAKTGYSAVITFQTKPFYGGKLHKVTAEVKHNTTNAVVCRVQGEWNGTLEFSYTSGETRVVDVTKLPVTRKHVRPIDKQGPTESRRLWQHVTESLRQKDIDKATEHKRILEERQRTEERHRIETETPWRTRYFESEGDGWVYHKPLWKNSAFKS; this comes from the exons ATGACTATGCAAGGGGAAACCACGGCTATACGGATTGCGGATAGCGAAGGCAAACTGGATGTATTTCCCCAGAGCAGGACGCCAAGCTCGGGGAGGGCAAGTGCCAAAAGCTGGCAGTACAG TGACCACATGGAGAACATTGATGGCTACTTAATGAAATACACGAATCTGGTCACGGGATGGCAATATAG GTTCTTTGTCTTAAATAATGAGGCGGGTCTGCTGGAATACTTTGTCAACGAGCAGTCACGGCCCCAGAAGCCCCGCGGCACGCTCCCCCTGGCAGGGGCCGTCATCTCTCCCAGCGATGAGGACTCCCACACCTTCACTGTCAACGCCATCAGCGGGGAGCAGTACAAGCTCAGGG CCACCGATGCCAAAGAGAGGCAGCACTGGGTGAGCAGACTGCAGATCTGCACGCAGCACCACACTGAGGCCATGGGAAAG AGTAATCCCCCACCCAAGTCACGCAGCTACTCCATGGTGTCTCAGGGCAGCGGCAGCTCCCCCATGTCTCAGCGCCGGGCCAGCCAGTACACCACCTCCATTTTTGGCCTGTCGCAGGTCCACAAGGGATCCTCACTCTATTCCAGCAAGAGGTCGCTGCTCCCAGACCACCTGCTGGACGCCAGAGAG ATGATGACCCAAGCGCAGGGCCAGCACAGAGACCTGATCCAGAGCATCGAGGGCCTGCCTGCGGCCCCCGGCCTCTCCCCCCTCGACCAGGACTTGCTGATGCTCAAGGCCACTTCCATGGCCACCATGAACTGCCTCACTGACTGCCTGCACATCCTGCACCTGCAGCAGGTGGCCAGGCAGACAGGCTCTCTCGGAG CAGGACCCAACATCGAGTGGCTGGAGCCCAAGCTGCCCGACATCCTGAAGAACGGCAGCAGCTCTCTGACCAGCTTCACAACAGGGGAAGGCACGCTGGAGGGCAACCGCCTGGAGTTCAGCACCCCTGAGTCCTCCAGCTTCTCTGGG GAACAAGAGGACGTAGATCCAGAGGACGAGGCGGAGGACTCCTTCACAGACAAGGAGGACGACCTGGGTGCGGTGGAGGAAGAGCGGAGTGTCATCCTACACCTGCTGTCCCAGCTTAAGCTGGGCATGGACCTCACGCGG GTGGTCCTTCCTACCTTCATCCTAGAGAAGCGTTCTCTGTTGGAGATGTACGCTGACTTCATGTCCCACCCGGACATCTTCGTGGCCATCACTGATGGCAGCAGCCCAGAGGACCGCATGGTGCGTTTTGTGGAGTACTACCTCACCTCTTTCCATGAGGGCCGCAAAGGGGCCATCGCCAAGAAGCCCTACAACCCCATTATCGGTGAGACCTTCCACTGCTCCTGGAGGGTACCCAAGAGACCAGAAGCCTCCAAGGAGCCCACACAGGGGAGCCCCACCCGAGCCGCTCCCCAGGACTGCTACCAAGTGCGCTTTGTGGCGGAGCAGGTGTCCCACCACCCACCTGTGTCCGGCTTCTACGCTGAATGCCAGGAGAGGcggatgtgtgtgaacacacacgtGTGGACCAAGAGCAAGTTCATGGGAATGTCCATAGGAGTATCTATGGTAGGGGAAG GCTGCCTGTGTCTGCTGGAGCACGATGAAGAATATGTTTTCACGCTGCCCTGTGCGTACGCCCGCTCCATCCTCACTGTGCCCTGGGTGGAACTCGGCGGCAAGGTGAACGTCACCTGCGCCAAGACGGGCTACTCGGCAGTCATCACTTTCCAAACCAAGCCTTTCTATGGTGGCAAGCTACACAA GGTGACAGCAGAGGTGAAGCACAACACCACCAACGCAGTGGTGTGCCGTGTGCAGGGGGAGTGGAACGGCACTCTGGAGTTCAGCTACACCAGCGGAGAGACGAGGGTGGTCGACGTCACCAAGCTGCCTGTCACCAGGAAGCATGTACGGCCGATTGACAAGCAAGGACCCACCGAATCCAG gcGCCTTTGGCAGCACGTGACGGAGTCGTTACGCCAGAAGGACATTGACAAGGCCACGGAGCACAAGAGGATcctggaggagaggcagaggacagaggagaggcacCGCATTGAGACAGAAACCCCATGGAGGACCAGATACTTTGAAAGCGAG GGCGATGGCTGGGTGTACCACAAACCACTGTGGAAAAACTCTGCCTTCAAGTCCTAG
- the LOC115373367 gene encoding oxysterol-binding protein-related protein 11 isoform X2, whose product MTMQGETTAIRIADSEGKLDVFPQSRTPSSGRASAKSWQYSDHMENIDGYLMKYTNLVTGWQYRFFVLNNEAGLLEYFVNEQSRPQKPRGTLPLAGAVISPSDEDSHTFTVNAISGEQYKLRATDAKERQHWVSRLQICTQHHTEAMGKSNPPPKSRSYSMVSQGSGSSPMSQRRASQYTTSIFGLSQVHKGSSLYSSKRSLLPDHLLDAREMMTQAQGQHRDLIQSIEGLPAAPGLSPLDQDLLMLKATSMATMNCLTDCLHILHLQQVARQTGSLGGPNIEWLEPKLPDILKNGSSSLTSFTTGEGTLEGNRLEFSTPESSSFSGEQEDVDPEDEAEDSFTDKEDDLGAVEEERSVILHLLSQLKLGMDLTRVVLPTFILEKRSLLEMYADFMSHPDIFVAITDGSSPEDRMVRFVEYYLTSFHEGRKGAIAKKPYNPIIGETFHCSWRVPKRPEASKEPTQGSPTRAAPQDCYQVRFVAEQVSHHPPVSGFYAECQERRMCVNTHVWTKSKFMGMSIGVSMVGEGCLCLLEHDEEYVFTLPCAYARSILTVPWVELGGKVNVTCAKTGYSAVITFQTKPFYGGKLHKVTAEVKHNTTNAVVCRVQGEWNGTLEFSYTSGETRVVDVTKLPVTRKHVRPIDKQGPTESRRLWQHVTESLRQKDIDKATEHKRILEERQRTEERHRIETETPWRTRYFESEGDGWVYHKPLWKNSAFKS is encoded by the exons ATGACTATGCAAGGGGAAACCACGGCTATACGGATTGCGGATAGCGAAGGCAAACTGGATGTATTTCCCCAGAGCAGGACGCCAAGCTCGGGGAGGGCAAGTGCCAAAAGCTGGCAGTACAG TGACCACATGGAGAACATTGATGGCTACTTAATGAAATACACGAATCTGGTCACGGGATGGCAATATAG GTTCTTTGTCTTAAATAATGAGGCGGGTCTGCTGGAATACTTTGTCAACGAGCAGTCACGGCCCCAGAAGCCCCGCGGCACGCTCCCCCTGGCAGGGGCCGTCATCTCTCCCAGCGATGAGGACTCCCACACCTTCACTGTCAACGCCATCAGCGGGGAGCAGTACAAGCTCAGGG CCACCGATGCCAAAGAGAGGCAGCACTGGGTGAGCAGACTGCAGATCTGCACGCAGCACCACACTGAGGCCATGGGAAAG AGTAATCCCCCACCCAAGTCACGCAGCTACTCCATGGTGTCTCAGGGCAGCGGCAGCTCCCCCATGTCTCAGCGCCGGGCCAGCCAGTACACCACCTCCATTTTTGGCCTGTCGCAGGTCCACAAGGGATCCTCACTCTATTCCAGCAAGAGGTCGCTGCTCCCAGACCACCTGCTGGACGCCAGAGAG ATGATGACCCAAGCGCAGGGCCAGCACAGAGACCTGATCCAGAGCATCGAGGGCCTGCCTGCGGCCCCCGGCCTCTCCCCCCTCGACCAGGACTTGCTGATGCTCAAGGCCACTTCCATGGCCACCATGAACTGCCTCACTGACTGCCTGCACATCCTGCACCTGCAGCAGGTGGCCAGGCAGACAGGCTCTCTCGGAG GACCCAACATCGAGTGGCTGGAGCCCAAGCTGCCCGACATCCTGAAGAACGGCAGCAGCTCTCTGACCAGCTTCACAACAGGGGAAGGCACGCTGGAGGGCAACCGCCTGGAGTTCAGCACCCCTGAGTCCTCCAGCTTCTCTGGG GAACAAGAGGACGTAGATCCAGAGGACGAGGCGGAGGACTCCTTCACAGACAAGGAGGACGACCTGGGTGCGGTGGAGGAAGAGCGGAGTGTCATCCTACACCTGCTGTCCCAGCTTAAGCTGGGCATGGACCTCACGCGG GTGGTCCTTCCTACCTTCATCCTAGAGAAGCGTTCTCTGTTGGAGATGTACGCTGACTTCATGTCCCACCCGGACATCTTCGTGGCCATCACTGATGGCAGCAGCCCAGAGGACCGCATGGTGCGTTTTGTGGAGTACTACCTCACCTCTTTCCATGAGGGCCGCAAAGGGGCCATCGCCAAGAAGCCCTACAACCCCATTATCGGTGAGACCTTCCACTGCTCCTGGAGGGTACCCAAGAGACCAGAAGCCTCCAAGGAGCCCACACAGGGGAGCCCCACCCGAGCCGCTCCCCAGGACTGCTACCAAGTGCGCTTTGTGGCGGAGCAGGTGTCCCACCACCCACCTGTGTCCGGCTTCTACGCTGAATGCCAGGAGAGGcggatgtgtgtgaacacacacgtGTGGACCAAGAGCAAGTTCATGGGAATGTCCATAGGAGTATCTATGGTAGGGGAAG GCTGCCTGTGTCTGCTGGAGCACGATGAAGAATATGTTTTCACGCTGCCCTGTGCGTACGCCCGCTCCATCCTCACTGTGCCCTGGGTGGAACTCGGCGGCAAGGTGAACGTCACCTGCGCCAAGACGGGCTACTCGGCAGTCATCACTTTCCAAACCAAGCCTTTCTATGGTGGCAAGCTACACAA GGTGACAGCAGAGGTGAAGCACAACACCACCAACGCAGTGGTGTGCCGTGTGCAGGGGGAGTGGAACGGCACTCTGGAGTTCAGCTACACCAGCGGAGAGACGAGGGTGGTCGACGTCACCAAGCTGCCTGTCACCAGGAAGCATGTACGGCCGATTGACAAGCAAGGACCCACCGAATCCAG gcGCCTTTGGCAGCACGTGACGGAGTCGTTACGCCAGAAGGACATTGACAAGGCCACGGAGCACAAGAGGATcctggaggagaggcagaggacagaggagaggcacCGCATTGAGACAGAAACCCCATGGAGGACCAGATACTTTGAAAGCGAG GGCGATGGCTGGGTGTACCACAAACCACTGTGGAAAAACTCTGCCTTCAAGTCCTAG
- the LOC115373367 gene encoding oxysterol-binding protein-related protein 11 isoform X3: MTMQGETTAIRIADSEGKLDVFPQSRTPSSGRASAKSWQYSDHMENIDGYLMKYTNLVTGWQYRFFVLNNEAGLLEYFVNEQSRPQKPRGTLPLAGAVISPSDEDSHTFTVNAISGEQYKLRATDAKERQHWVSRLQICTQHHTEAMGKGSGSSPMSQRRASQYTTSIFGLSQVHKGSSLYSSKRSLLPDHLLDAREMMTQAQGQHRDLIQSIEGLPAAPGLSPLDQDLLMLKATSMATMNCLTDCLHILHLQQVARQTGSLGAGPNIEWLEPKLPDILKNGSSSLTSFTTGEGTLEGNRLEFSTPESSSFSGEQEDVDPEDEAEDSFTDKEDDLGAVEEERSVILHLLSQLKLGMDLTRVVLPTFILEKRSLLEMYADFMSHPDIFVAITDGSSPEDRMVRFVEYYLTSFHEGRKGAIAKKPYNPIIGETFHCSWRVPKRPEASKEPTQGSPTRAAPQDCYQVRFVAEQVSHHPPVSGFYAECQERRMCVNTHVWTKSKFMGMSIGVSMVGEGCLCLLEHDEEYVFTLPCAYARSILTVPWVELGGKVNVTCAKTGYSAVITFQTKPFYGGKLHKVTAEVKHNTTNAVVCRVQGEWNGTLEFSYTSGETRVVDVTKLPVTRKHVRPIDKQGPTESRRLWQHVTESLRQKDIDKATEHKRILEERQRTEERHRIETETPWRTRYFESEGDGWVYHKPLWKNSAFKS, from the exons ATGACTATGCAAGGGGAAACCACGGCTATACGGATTGCGGATAGCGAAGGCAAACTGGATGTATTTCCCCAGAGCAGGACGCCAAGCTCGGGGAGGGCAAGTGCCAAAAGCTGGCAGTACAG TGACCACATGGAGAACATTGATGGCTACTTAATGAAATACACGAATCTGGTCACGGGATGGCAATATAG GTTCTTTGTCTTAAATAATGAGGCGGGTCTGCTGGAATACTTTGTCAACGAGCAGTCACGGCCCCAGAAGCCCCGCGGCACGCTCCCCCTGGCAGGGGCCGTCATCTCTCCCAGCGATGAGGACTCCCACACCTTCACTGTCAACGCCATCAGCGGGGAGCAGTACAAGCTCAGGG CCACCGATGCCAAAGAGAGGCAGCACTGGGTGAGCAGACTGCAGATCTGCACGCAGCACCACACTGAGGCCATGGGAAAG GGCAGCGGCAGCTCCCCCATGTCTCAGCGCCGGGCCAGCCAGTACACCACCTCCATTTTTGGCCTGTCGCAGGTCCACAAGGGATCCTCACTCTATTCCAGCAAGAGGTCGCTGCTCCCAGACCACCTGCTGGACGCCAGAGAG ATGATGACCCAAGCGCAGGGCCAGCACAGAGACCTGATCCAGAGCATCGAGGGCCTGCCTGCGGCCCCCGGCCTCTCCCCCCTCGACCAGGACTTGCTGATGCTCAAGGCCACTTCCATGGCCACCATGAACTGCCTCACTGACTGCCTGCACATCCTGCACCTGCAGCAGGTGGCCAGGCAGACAGGCTCTCTCGGAG CAGGACCCAACATCGAGTGGCTGGAGCCCAAGCTGCCCGACATCCTGAAGAACGGCAGCAGCTCTCTGACCAGCTTCACAACAGGGGAAGGCACGCTGGAGGGCAACCGCCTGGAGTTCAGCACCCCTGAGTCCTCCAGCTTCTCTGGG GAACAAGAGGACGTAGATCCAGAGGACGAGGCGGAGGACTCCTTCACAGACAAGGAGGACGACCTGGGTGCGGTGGAGGAAGAGCGGAGTGTCATCCTACACCTGCTGTCCCAGCTTAAGCTGGGCATGGACCTCACGCGG GTGGTCCTTCCTACCTTCATCCTAGAGAAGCGTTCTCTGTTGGAGATGTACGCTGACTTCATGTCCCACCCGGACATCTTCGTGGCCATCACTGATGGCAGCAGCCCAGAGGACCGCATGGTGCGTTTTGTGGAGTACTACCTCACCTCTTTCCATGAGGGCCGCAAAGGGGCCATCGCCAAGAAGCCCTACAACCCCATTATCGGTGAGACCTTCCACTGCTCCTGGAGGGTACCCAAGAGACCAGAAGCCTCCAAGGAGCCCACACAGGGGAGCCCCACCCGAGCCGCTCCCCAGGACTGCTACCAAGTGCGCTTTGTGGCGGAGCAGGTGTCCCACCACCCACCTGTGTCCGGCTTCTACGCTGAATGCCAGGAGAGGcggatgtgtgtgaacacacacgtGTGGACCAAGAGCAAGTTCATGGGAATGTCCATAGGAGTATCTATGGTAGGGGAAG GCTGCCTGTGTCTGCTGGAGCACGATGAAGAATATGTTTTCACGCTGCCCTGTGCGTACGCCCGCTCCATCCTCACTGTGCCCTGGGTGGAACTCGGCGGCAAGGTGAACGTCACCTGCGCCAAGACGGGCTACTCGGCAGTCATCACTTTCCAAACCAAGCCTTTCTATGGTGGCAAGCTACACAA GGTGACAGCAGAGGTGAAGCACAACACCACCAACGCAGTGGTGTGCCGTGTGCAGGGGGAGTGGAACGGCACTCTGGAGTTCAGCTACACCAGCGGAGAGACGAGGGTGGTCGACGTCACCAAGCTGCCTGTCACCAGGAAGCATGTACGGCCGATTGACAAGCAAGGACCCACCGAATCCAG gcGCCTTTGGCAGCACGTGACGGAGTCGTTACGCCAGAAGGACATTGACAAGGCCACGGAGCACAAGAGGATcctggaggagaggcagaggacagaggagaggcacCGCATTGAGACAGAAACCCCATGGAGGACCAGATACTTTGAAAGCGAG GGCGATGGCTGGGTGTACCACAAACCACTGTGGAAAAACTCTGCCTTCAAGTCCTAG